One Pseudomonas lalucatii genomic window carries:
- a CDS encoding zinc-dependent alcohol dehydrogenase family protein: MSRIIRFHQFGEADVLKVEERTRPVPAAGEVLVRAQALGVSWYDVLWRQNLANTPATLPAGLGHELAGEVLAVGEGVDDLAVGDKVASFPGHSANRYPCCAEEVLLPRSSLTRYPDLLTPQQASVHYLPSLVGWFGFVELARLKPGETVLVTAASRCWGPYIVQLGKALGARVIAATADSEDQDFLRELGADHVIPTEEQDLVSRVNKLTDGRGADIVMDALGGPQMCLLGDALAPRGRLVLYGLQGGNETPFPACAAFQKNIQFFVHCLGNFTGKEELGIPQDKEAVDKALQGINQLTRDGLLRPLIKQVFPFDKVVEAHRLMETCPSRGRVVLQV; encoded by the coding sequence ATGTCCCGCATCATCCGTTTCCATCAGTTCGGCGAGGCCGACGTCCTCAAGGTCGAAGAGCGTACGCGTCCCGTGCCGGCCGCCGGCGAAGTCTTGGTCCGCGCCCAGGCGCTCGGTGTCAGCTGGTACGACGTGCTCTGGCGGCAGAACCTGGCCAATACCCCGGCGACCCTGCCCGCCGGCCTCGGCCATGAGCTGGCCGGGGAAGTCCTGGCCGTGGGCGAGGGTGTCGACGACCTGGCGGTGGGCGACAAGGTCGCCAGCTTCCCGGGCCACAGTGCCAACCGTTATCCCTGCTGCGCCGAAGAGGTGCTGCTGCCGCGCAGCTCGCTGACGCGCTATCCCGATCTGCTGACCCCGCAGCAGGCCAGCGTGCACTACCTGCCTTCGCTGGTGGGCTGGTTCGGCTTCGTCGAACTGGCACGGCTCAAGCCCGGCGAAACCGTGCTGGTCACGGCGGCCAGCCGCTGCTGGGGTCCCTATATAGTGCAGCTGGGCAAGGCCCTGGGAGCCAGGGTCATCGCCGCGACCGCGGACAGCGAGGACCAGGACTTCCTGCGCGAACTGGGCGCCGACCACGTCATTCCTACCGAGGAGCAGGACCTGGTCAGCCGGGTCAACAAGCTGACCGACGGCCGGGGCGCCGATATCGTCATGGATGCCCTCGGCGGGCCGCAGATGTGCCTGCTCGGCGATGCCCTGGCGCCGCGGGGACGCCTGGTGCTGTATGGCCTGCAGGGCGGCAACGAGACCCCGTTTCCGGCCTGTGCGGCGTTCCAGAAGAACATCCAGTTCTTCGTCCATTGCCTCGGCAACTTCACCGGCAAGGAAGAACTGGGTATTCCGCAGGACAAGGAGGCCGTGGACAAGGCCCTGCAGGGCATCAACCAGCTGACCCGCGACGGGCTGCTGCGGCCGCTGATCAAGCAAGTATTCCCGTTCGACAAGGTGGTCGAAGCCCATCGGCTGATGGAGACCTGTCCGAGTCGAGGGCGGGTGGTGTTGCAGGTCTGA
- a CDS encoding phosphoribosyltransferase, translating into MPQEAPIPVPIPDRIAAGQILATRLSTYARRPDAIVLALPRGGVPVAYQIAEALGLHLDLLLVRKLGVPGHSELAMGAIASGGVRVMNRDVLAYAGVDQARIEAVAAREGAELQRRAQVYRGRRPLPPLRDRQVILVDDGVATGATMQAAVQAVRQQGPARIVIAVPVAAPESAAQLRTQVDELICPCEPPLLMAIGHWYVDFGQTSDDEVIELLQRAWQREDAAEP; encoded by the coding sequence ATGCCGCAGGAAGCCCCCATCCCCGTCCCCATTCCCGACCGAATAGCCGCCGGCCAGATCCTGGCAACACGGTTGTCGACCTATGCCCGCCGCCCCGACGCCATCGTCCTGGCCTTGCCCCGGGGTGGAGTTCCGGTGGCCTACCAGATAGCCGAGGCGCTGGGCCTGCACCTGGACCTGCTGCTGGTGCGCAAGCTGGGAGTTCCGGGGCATTCGGAGCTGGCCATGGGGGCCATTGCCAGTGGTGGGGTGCGGGTGATGAATCGCGACGTGCTGGCGTATGCCGGAGTCGACCAGGCCCGCATCGAGGCCGTCGCGGCACGGGAGGGCGCAGAGTTGCAACGCCGTGCCCAGGTCTATCGCGGCAGGCGGCCGTTACCGCCGCTGCGTGATCGGCAGGTCATACTGGTCGATGACGGCGTGGCGACCGGTGCCACCATGCAGGCGGCCGTTCAGGCGGTGCGCCAGCAGGGGCCGGCGCGCATCGTCATCGCGGTGCCGGTCGCCGCGCCGGAGAGTGCCGCCCAGCTACGCACTCAGGTCGACGAACTGATATGCCCCTGCGAGCCGCCACTGCTGATGGCCATCGGGCACTGGTACGTGGATTTCGGCCAGACGTCGGACGACGAGGTCATCGAGTTGCTGCAGCGCGCCTGGCAACGTGAAGACGCAGCCGAGCCCTGA
- a CDS encoding CapA family protein — protein MTHGKPFTTLFLGGDLMCARGIDQILPYPGDPRLHEACVKHAGDYVQLAERRNGPIPRPVDFAYAWGAALDEFRRRRPDLRLVNLETAVTRRGRPQPKGINYRMNPANLPLLEVAGIDCCALANNHLLDWGEAGLLDTLSGLDAHGLQHAGAGIDEAGATAPAVLSLPGGRLLFFAFATEDSGVPAHWAADRLRPGVARLDDLSPRSLERIARLIRAAKRPGDRVVLSIHWGGNWGFAIPREQVDFAHGLIDRAGVDLLHGHSAHHIKAIEVYRQHLILYGCGDLLDDYEGIDGYRAYRGDLGLLYFAELDGAGRLVALELQPTCQRRLSIQRAEGADRQWLQDTLSRECGRFGCGVRPTSENGFALVWADTPC, from the coding sequence ATGACGCACGGCAAGCCGTTCACCACCCTGTTTCTCGGCGGCGACCTGATGTGCGCGCGGGGCATCGACCAGATCTTGCCCTATCCGGGCGACCCCCGACTCCATGAGGCCTGCGTCAAGCATGCCGGCGACTATGTGCAGCTGGCCGAGCGGCGCAACGGTCCCATTCCCCGGCCGGTGGACTTCGCCTATGCCTGGGGCGCGGCCCTGGATGAGTTCAGGCGTCGCCGTCCGGACCTGCGCCTGGTCAACCTGGAAACCGCGGTAACTCGCCGCGGCCGGCCGCAGCCCAAGGGCATCAACTACCGCATGAACCCGGCCAACCTGCCGCTGCTGGAGGTCGCAGGCATCGACTGCTGCGCCTTGGCCAACAATCACCTGCTGGACTGGGGCGAAGCGGGCCTGCTCGATACCCTGAGTGGCCTTGATGCCCATGGCCTGCAGCATGCCGGGGCCGGAATCGACGAGGCCGGCGCCACGGCGCCGGCCGTCCTGAGTCTGCCCGGTGGCCGGCTCTTGTTTTTCGCCTTCGCCACCGAGGACAGCGGTGTCCCGGCGCACTGGGCCGCCGACCGGCTGCGGCCCGGGGTTGCCCGGCTGGACGACCTCTCGCCGCGGAGTCTGGAGCGTATCGCGCGGCTCATCCGCGCGGCCAAACGACCGGGCGACCGGGTGGTGCTGTCGATCCATTGGGGCGGCAACTGGGGCTTCGCCATCCCCCGCGAACAGGTCGACTTCGCCCATGGCCTGATCGATCGAGCCGGCGTGGACCTGCTGCACGGTCATTCTGCGCACCATATCAAGGCGATCGAGGTCTACCGGCAGCATCTGATTCTCTACGGCTGTGGCGACCTGCTGGACGACTACGAGGGCATCGACGGCTATAGGGCCTATCGCGGTGACCTGGGCCTGTTGTATTTCGCCGAATTGGACGGCGCGGGGCGGCTTGTGGCGCTGGAACTGCAGCCTACCTGCCAGCGTCGCCTGAGCATCCAGCGAGCCGAGGGCGCGGATCGGCAATGGCTGCAGGACACGCTCAGCCGCGAGTGCGGTCGTTTCGGTTGCGGGGTGCGGCCAACCTCCGAGAACGGCTTCGCCCTGGTCTGGGCGGATACCCCCTGTTAG
- a CDS encoding DUF6502 family protein, giving the protein MRLPTLPPSLLPALTHVMRPLVRLMLKKGVSYTCFANLLKEIFVDVAEHEFRLDDKPSTDSRISLLTGVHRKDVRRLRAKVSERAAILPEDISFGAHLISVWLNHAPFCAAPGRPLPLARLASMGGECSFDSLVARVSKDIRARVVLDEWLRLGIVRMDEQDQVHLEAMAFIPQRGFDEKAAYFQHNLHDHACAAVHNLTEDGAPFFERSVHYDSLSPAGVEQLREAVKVEGMLVLNGFNLLAAELEEQDVPPADARQRITVGLYFYTEPNPPAVTKPTTASSP; this is encoded by the coding sequence ATGCGATTGCCCACTCTGCCTCCCTCTCTACTGCCGGCGCTGACGCATGTCATGCGCCCATTGGTGAGGCTGATGCTCAAGAAGGGGGTCTCGTACACCTGCTTTGCCAACCTGCTCAAGGAGATATTCGTCGATGTCGCCGAGCACGAGTTTCGTCTCGACGACAAGCCGTCGACCGACAGCCGGATCAGCCTGCTGACGGGGGTGCACCGCAAGGATGTCAGGCGCCTGCGGGCCAAGGTGAGCGAGCGGGCGGCCATCCTGCCCGAGGATATTTCGTTCGGGGCCCACTTGATCAGCGTCTGGCTGAACCACGCGCCGTTCTGCGCGGCGCCCGGCCGGCCACTGCCCCTGGCACGTCTGGCCAGCATGGGTGGCGAGTGCTCGTTCGATAGCCTGGTGGCTCGGGTCAGCAAGGATATCCGTGCCCGCGTCGTGTTGGATGAGTGGCTTCGGCTGGGGATTGTGCGAATGGATGAACAGGATCAGGTCCATCTGGAGGCGATGGCGTTCATTCCGCAACGGGGATTTGACGAGAAGGCCGCCTACTTCCAGCACAACCTCCACGATCATGCCTGCGCCGCCGTGCACAACCTGACCGAGGACGGCGCACCGTTCTTCGAGCGCAGCGTCCACTACGACAGCCTGTCGCCGGCCGGTGTCGAGCAACTGCGTGAGGCCGTGAAGGTAGAAGGCATGCTGGTGTTGAACGGTTTCAACCTGCTGGCAGCCGAACTGGAGGAACAGGACGTGCCCCCAGCCGATGCCAGGCAGCGCATCACCGTCGGTCTCTATTTCTACACTGAACCCAATCCACCAGCGGTGACCAAACCCACCACGGCCAGTTCGCCATGA
- a CDS encoding DUF5666 domain-containing protein: MNTATRLLFALIFICGPLLLASPALSAAPACLEPGGMGGTGAVATGGIGGTGAPADNGGVGGTGAPANNGGMGGTGAPAGEGGSGGTGIVGTITGFASICVNGVEVHFDDKAAISENGLPVGSEHLAIGQVVAVEARRSPRGLEARNIAILHAYEGPITDVATGSAAMRVMGQPVRIAAGAHVAEGLRIGEPVRVSGLRDARGEVVASRIDRAPELAQVSAIGAIDRAGNLQGLTLGKPLAPRDEVLVRGTWNGSQLEVVQANSDPGIPFAGRVRNALVEGLVRGRQADRIEFGGFTAYVDSGTAYLGGQAADLAVDRRIRVSGVFGEGRNIRAERIEFARERPATSSQEGAGHRGSSAEDGEQHEDGGSGRNSVDSRERSSDGDTRVRLERREESAAGDLERRERIEIRDSGDRLETRERIEIFENGVRVERIERIERIERSDRVDKPERVERIERIERVDKPERVDRPEVERVERLDRSGPH, from the coding sequence ATGAACACTGCCACGCGCTTGCTGTTCGCCCTCATATTTATTTGCGGCCCATTGCTGCTGGCTTCTCCCGCCCTGAGCGCCGCACCGGCTTGCCTCGAGCCCGGCGGCATGGGCGGCACGGGCGCCGTGGCGACGGGCGGTATCGGCGGTACCGGCGCGCCAGCCGATAACGGGGGCGTTGGCGGTACCGGCGCGCCGGCCAACAACGGCGGAATGGGGGGGACCGGAGCACCTGCCGGCGAAGGTGGCAGCGGCGGTACAGGCATCGTCGGAACCATCACCGGCTTCGCCTCGATCTGCGTGAACGGCGTGGAAGTGCACTTCGATGACAAGGCTGCGATCAGTGAGAACGGCCTACCCGTCGGCAGCGAGCACCTGGCTATTGGTCAGGTGGTGGCGGTGGAGGCGCGCAGATCGCCACGCGGGCTCGAGGCGCGGAATATTGCGATCCTCCATGCCTATGAAGGTCCGATCACCGATGTAGCCACGGGCAGTGCGGCAATGCGGGTAATGGGGCAGCCCGTGCGCATCGCCGCAGGGGCCCACGTGGCCGAAGGTCTGCGAATCGGCGAGCCGGTACGGGTCAGTGGCTTGCGCGATGCCCGGGGCGAAGTGGTCGCCAGCCGCATCGATCGCGCACCGGAGCTGGCGCAGGTCAGTGCCATCGGCGCAATCGATCGAGCCGGCAACCTGCAAGGACTGACCCTCGGCAAGCCGCTGGCACCCCGCGATGAGGTCCTGGTGCGCGGCACCTGGAATGGCAGCCAGCTGGAGGTTGTCCAGGCGAACAGCGATCCAGGTATTCCCTTTGCCGGACGGGTGCGTAATGCGCTTGTAGAAGGCTTGGTGCGCGGGCGGCAGGCAGATCGCATCGAGTTCGGCGGGTTCACGGCCTATGTGGACAGCGGTACTGCCTATCTCGGCGGGCAAGCCGCCGACCTTGCAGTCGACCGGCGCATCCGGGTCTCCGGCGTGTTTGGCGAGGGGCGGAATATCCGGGCCGAACGCATCGAGTTCGCCCGGGAGCGCCCCGCAACCTCCAGCCAGGAAGGTGCCGGCCATCGGGGCTCGTCTGCGGAGGACGGCGAGCAGCACGAGGATGGCGGCTCCGGTCGGAACAGCGTCGACTCTCGCGAGCGCAGCAGCGATGGCGATACGCGGGTCAGGCTCGAACGCAGGGAGGAGTCCGCTGCCGGCGATCTGGAGCGTCGCGAGCGGATCGAGATACGCGATTCCGGCGACCGCCTGGAAACCCGGGAGCGGATCGAGATTTTCGAGAACGGCGTTCGGGTCGAGCGGATCGAACGTATCGAACGGATCGAGCGCTCGGACCGGGTCGACAAACCGGAGCGGGTGGAGCGCATCGAACGCATCGAGCGGGTGGACAAACCTGAACGCGTCGATCGACCTGAGGTGGAGCGGGTCGAGAGGCTGGACCGCTCCGGGCCCCATTAG
- a CDS encoding HutD family protein, which yields MIRTQIHRASAYVPMPWKNGLGSTLEVARDTGEGLDGFGWRLSIADIDESNGFSAFAGYQRVISVLEGGGMVLEVDGTDTPPLLALEPFAFSGDSRVHCRLLKGAIRDFNLIYSPDLFGARLQWLRADEAQRILTSATTLLLFAAQSGVEVHLDNAACGVLGQYDCLHVERSAELAELQIHGGPSAFCCLIELERR from the coding sequence ATGATTCGTACGCAAATCCATCGAGCCAGCGCCTATGTCCCAATGCCCTGGAAGAATGGCCTGGGCAGTACGCTCGAGGTCGCGCGGGACACCGGCGAGGGGCTGGATGGATTTGGCTGGCGCCTGTCGATTGCCGACATAGATGAGTCCAACGGTTTTTCTGCCTTCGCCGGCTACCAGAGGGTGATCAGCGTGCTGGAGGGTGGCGGCATGGTGCTGGAAGTCGATGGCACTGATACTCCCCCGCTGCTCGCGCTCGAGCCCTTCGCCTTCTCAGGGGACAGTCGCGTGCACTGCCGCCTGCTCAAGGGGGCGATCCGCGACTTCAATCTGATCTATTCGCCCGATCTGTTCGGCGCGCGCCTGCAGTGGCTGCGCGCCGACGAGGCTCAGCGAATCCTCACCAGCGCCACCACCCTGTTGCTGTTCGCCGCGCAAAGCGGCGTAGAAGTGCACCTGGACAACGCCGCCTGCGGTGTCCTGGGACAGTACGACTGCCTGCATGTCGAGCGTTCGGCCGAACTCGCCGAGTTGCAGATTCACGGCGGCCCATCGGCTTTCTGCTGCCTTATCGAACTCGAGCGTCGCTGA
- the hutG gene encoding N-formylglutamate deformylase produces MSNNSDAFEFSRGRLPLLISMPHAGVLLTPAVEAGLVERARSLPDTDWHIPRLYDFAAELGASTLAARYSRYVVDLNRPADDKPLYASATTGLFPATLFDGTPLFRAGLEPSSAERARTLEQIWTPYHRVLAAELERLRDEFGYAMLFDAHSIASRVPRLFDGRLADFNLGSNDGASCAPALAMQLQQVCAGASGYSQVLNGRFKGGYITRHYGGPADNIHAIQLELAQCTYMDEAPPYAYRPKAAESVRPVLRQLLQGLLQWGRAHYVR; encoded by the coding sequence ATGAGCAATAACAGCGATGCCTTCGAGTTCAGCCGGGGGAGGCTGCCGCTGCTGATCAGCATGCCCCACGCCGGCGTCCTGCTCACGCCGGCGGTCGAGGCGGGCCTGGTCGAGCGGGCCCGCAGCCTGCCGGATACCGACTGGCATATCCCCAGGCTCTATGATTTCGCCGCCGAGTTGGGGGCCAGTACCCTGGCGGCCCGCTACTCGCGCTATGTGGTCGACCTCAACCGCCCGGCCGACGATAAGCCCCTCTACGCCAGCGCGACCACGGGGCTCTTTCCCGCGACCCTGTTCGACGGCACGCCCTTGTTCCGCGCAGGGCTCGAGCCGTCGAGCGCCGAGCGGGCCCGCACGCTGGAGCAGATTTGGACGCCGTACCACCGCGTCCTGGCGGCCGAACTGGAGCGCCTGCGCGACGAGTTCGGTTACGCGATGCTGTTCGATGCCCATTCGATCGCCTCGCGGGTGCCACGCCTGTTCGACGGTCGCCTGGCGGACTTCAACCTGGGCAGCAATGACGGCGCCAGCTGCGCGCCGGCCCTGGCGATGCAACTGCAGCAGGTCTGCGCCGGTGCGAGCGGCTACAGCCAGGTGCTCAACGGACGCTTCAAGGGCGGCTATATCACCCGCCACTACGGCGGGCCTGCCGACAACATCCACGCCATCCAGCTGGAACTGGCGCAATGCACCTACATGGATGAAGCGCCCCCCTACGCTTACCGTCCGAAAGCGGCCGAATCCGTCCGCCCGGTGCTGCGCCAGTTGCTGCAGGGCCTGCTGCAGTGGGGCAGGGCGCACTACGTCCGCTAG